The genomic interval CTTtcatccccctttcccttaCTTCAGTTGAGACATCTAATACTAACCAACAAAAACAGGAGGAGCAATCTAGACGTCGCAAGCTCGAGGACGAGCTCAGGGCACTAAAACGgggcaccaccgccagcgtCGGGAGTCGCGGGGGGCTTCTCAGTCCCAGGTGACAACCAGCAGTCGAGTTGGTTGGCAAAGGCGTGATCAAGTCCGCGGCTGAGTCCGTGGGCGAGTTTGTGACGGATGTGGTGGACGACGTGAGCGAGTTTGTGACCGACTTGACTGATAAATAGATGGAATGGACAACCTTCTACCTTGGGGGAAAACACAATAAAAAACAAGGGAAATCAATTTTGGCTAGGCTACTACTGGATGACAGGGTGGGCAGCCTACATGATATGGATTGAGGGGATCGATGTTGGAAATTACACAATCAGGGGTTCTTGTATAAAACTAGTTGTATTaatcttcttgttggtggcgGGATTTGAGGAGCATTATCGATTCTGGGTATGAAGGGCGAGAAAAAGACAGACACTGGGCAGCAGGCTTTACAATTGGCTATGCTTGCTTTTATATTCTTGGATTATGCTTGATGTTTGGAAGCAGCTGTATGTAGAAATCAAAGGGGGAAGGGCTAACATTATACCATTTCGTCAAGGCGAGCAAAGTTCTCAGTTTCAATTTAGGGAATAAAGATGGACGGAAGGGTACTACTTTCAGTGATGTCTTTACCCTTTGCTTCAGACGTGATGAATCTTTTGGTGTCTAGTCTCCGCAGTCATTAATCATCCTTCATCACTTCGCAGTCCCCTTGATCTTTCATATTAGGATCTCGTATCAGAATCTATATGTAATTTTGATCCCATAATTCTACCCACTCGCCATGCATGCTTTCAAATCTGCTATGCTCAACGTTCGTCCTGAACATCTGAACCAGACACGGGGAATAAAGCCAGACAATCACCCCCTGATCTGTGACTGCCCTCGTCATATacacaagaagaaaaatcAAAAAGCTCCCCTTGGATTCCACTCATTTAAACCACATACAATCCACATCTTAGTAACCTAGGGCCttgaactcctcctccacttgTTGCCTGACGACATCTCGTACAGCCTTCCAATCGTTCGCCACATCACTgactctcttctccttcttgtccagcCCAACGAACTCGGGTGGGAGGACATTCTCCTGGAAGTTAAACTCTGGCTCCTCCTTGAGCGCCAGCTCAACCGCGCCCGCAAACTTGGCCGGatgggctgttgagagagagATGATGTGCTTTGCGGCACCTTCTTCCGCAAGAGCGCGCTTTTGTGTCCTTCTCGCAGCCTCCACGCCGACTGCCGTGTGGGGGTCAAGAACATAGCCAACTTCCTTGTAGAGGGccttgatggtgtcgagTGTCTCCTGGTCGCTGACCCTTTCACTCTCAAAGTTCTTGCGCGCAGCTTCAAGAACGTCCTTGTATACCGGCCCGAAACCACCCTTGTTCTTGAGGTCAGACAGCCAAGAAGAAACTTCCTGACCAGCCTGCTTCTTGTTCCACTCATCGTCCATCCCAGCGCTGGAGGCAAACTGATACGCCAAGAACCATAGCAGACGCTCAAAGTTGGAAGACACCAGGATATCCATGGCGGGAGAAAGAGTTTCCTTCACGCCATCCTCGTGGGCCTTGACACCGTCCTGCTCAAGACCGCCTTCAGCCTTGGAGCCGTAGGTGGGCTTCTTCTCGTAACGACCAGTCTTGAAAAAGCGGTCGAGAATATCGTTCTCGTTGGTGGCAATAACGAGCTTGTCGACGGGGAGACCCATACGAAGGGCGAAGTAACCAGCGAGAATGTCGCCAAAGTTTCCGGAAGGAACAGCGAAGCGGACCTTGTCGCCGAGCTTGAAGGTAGAGGGttgctggcggaggagggagaaatAGGCGTGGAAGTAGTAGACAGTTTGGGCGAGAATACGAGCCCAGTTGATGCTGTTGACGGCGCCGAGCTTGTGGGTCGAGTTGATCTCAGGGTCGGCAAAAAGAGCTTTGACGATGTCCTGTTTTCAGTCTGTAAGCATTTGAACTATAGACGGGAACACATCACAGCTCACCTGGCAGTTGTCAAAGTTGCCAGTGACAGCCAGATTATGAACATTGGCGTCCAGCACCGTGGTcatctgctgctcctggACGGGGCTCACGCGCCCCTTGGGGTGGAGCATGAAAACCGAGACGTCCTTCTTGCCCCTGAGACCGTAAATGGCAGCCGAGCCAGTATCACCGCTCGTGGCACCCACCACGGTCAAGTGGTATCTGTCACGGCCGGTCTTTCCCTCGTTTCTGCGCACCAAGAAATACTCGAAGAGGTTTCCGAGGAACTGGAGGGCCACATCCTTGAAAGCAAAGGTTGGGCCGTGGAAAAGCTCGAGAAGATGAACCTCACCTTGGAGGTTCACCAGTGGTGTGACTTCGTCGGCACGGAAGGTTGCGTAACTCCTGTTGATAATTTCCTTGAGGTCCTCCGAGGGGATTTCGGAGGGGGAGACGAAAagggagatgatgttgaaggcGAGGTCGGTAAAGGAAAGATCCTTCCAGGATTCCCAGTTCTCGGCGGAGGGAATGGCTTCGGGAATGTAAAGACCACCGTCGGAGGCAAGGCCCTTGAGGACGACCTCTTCAAAGGAGAACTGAGGGGGACGACATGGTCAGCGTCTGACAGGGGAGGGCTAACGTGAATTCGTGATTCTGccacaacaaaaaaaaacaagagcAATGGGAGACATACGCCGCTGTCTTCACCACGGGTGCTCAGGTAGCGCTGCGACGCAGTGTGAGTCTGGTCGGCAGAAGCGCCATTGGCAACGACACCGTTGGACATGCTGGGACGGCGATACGGGGAGCGCTTGTAGAAACGACGATGAAAGATGACGGTTGGTTGCCGGGTAGTGGGCaggacacacacacagctaCAAGTCAACTGTATACAACAAGCAGTTGGAAAGAAAGGGTCGAGTCACAGCAGTCAGAGACACTTTGGCTCGAACGCCGAGCATCGGAAAGAGGGGCAAAAAGTCGCCAGCAAAATTTTGCCCCGCAGCGGTCTGCGTGATGCGGGGCATTGCTTCAACTTCCCCAGACGGCATCCATGGCTCCCGCCAGCTCTGGTAAGCGCACCTGTCAAAAGTCAATGGCTGCATTTTGCTGCATAGGTATCCAATGTTTCTTATCAGTTTAGAAACCGCCTCAAACCATCCCTTACTCGCAGTGTGTCGAGCTGGGAGTTGGGATGGTCCATCCGATGTCTTCTCATCTGGTCTACGACTGCTGAAATCTGATATCCATGACGAACTCTCAACTCAGCTAAATCACCTGTGTGACTGGCAGTGAACGCTCTAGCGGCGTGGCCGGGGGAATATGCAGTGCCTTCCGGGCCGGTAGAACGGGCAGCTGACTGGCTGTAACGGCGTCATAACCCGGAAATGTGTCGACGGATCAACCGCCCTGGCCGGGGGGCCGCTGGTCAGTACCCCTGGCCTGGAACATGGTTTGGGTTCCAACACTGAGCATCAGACTGCACTGAAAGGCCCTCGATGGCTGTGCAGTTCATGACAATAATAAATCCCCTACGCAGTAAGGGACAATTTCCGGTTTTTAGGCTCAGGCTACGGAGTATGATGCCTGCAGGTGGCCTCgtctaggtaggtaggttgtCACCTAGCGCTTGAGCATGCAGAAGGATTGGCAGCTGTAGATGGAATTGGGTGATTTCCAACGCTAACGTGTGTCGTGATGGTCGGCTGCATTCGCTGAAGGGTTGCCTGTATGTTTAAGTGGTCACCTGAAATACCAAAATCGCCGGTAGATGCCGCACCACAGGCGTGTTGCATAGTGGACATCTCGAAGTGGGTGGGGCCGTCGTGGCAGCAATTGGCTAGACCCTTGCTGCACTCCAGGGCGGGGAGTGGGGTCTGTCTGGCAGAATACCGTCATGCAGCAACCAATCAAATTCTAGATTATCTTAAAATCTGCCCCGCCTTCTGGCAGATGTTCCCGCCTCTCTCTCGTGGACGGGGGGTTGCTTCTCCGCAAAATCGACAGATGCTGTGGATCTCGTCCCCTCTATCCAGACGTCCCATCGTGCTGGGTGCTGCTGGGTGTTTCGAGACAGTCAACCTTTTGAGATAATGTCGTTCCACCGTTGGATTCCCGCCTGTCGCCAAGAGCATTTTCATGGGCAGTGAGCCGTTCCGACAGGAAGGGACCTCAGCTTGTTAGCCCCGGCCGAGCTCATAGCTTTGGGCGAGGCCTGTTCTTTCTTGACAGGCTCTTATCTGGTTAGTGTATTTAGCAGCGGGGAGACCTGGGGAGGCCGATCTTCAAGATCATCTCGATCAAACAGACGTCAATTGAGCTCCCTAGCAAAGGCCGAGCAAGTGGTGGATAGAGTACATTGTGCAACCAGTGTTAAAGTTGTCCCACGGAAGAGCAAACGCTGTCCTagcatccccatcccatcccgccCCGTCATTCTGTCTGTAACCCCTCAACCACATCGACGCCCGTGTcgcgcccccctcctccttctttttcttcgcCGGCCGATCATCTTAAAGCTGGTCTAGAGCTTTTCTTTGTCCCCCATTTCCCCAGTGACCTGGTTCCTACTATCTACTACCTACCTCATTACCCGCAGCCAGTCGCCATTCCTGGGTTGCCAACTGACGCCATTGCCGTCCCACGGCTGTCTTATCTGCCGCTCAGCACCTGCAGCGAGACTGTGATTCATTGGCAGACGACACAATTCCATTGCCCTTTTAAAACAGGGATCACCGATaaggctgctgctcttcccctccaccccccctcgTCTttgccatctccatcctTCATTTGAATCTGCTTCCACCGCGAGCATTGGGGCGTCAACTTCAACAGGACGTCTTGCGCTCATCTGATTAGCCTATCGCTGCTGTGGGTGTTTGTGCCAGCCAACCCACATTCCCCGATTCGTTTgttgagaagctcaagacgGCTTCAAAGACGGTCTCGTGTCCCTCAAGGACAGAAAAGAGCCAGAGCTATGATGGCGACAATTGCCCTTTCTCGGCCGATTGCACCCCATCGCAACTCATCCAGCATAGGCTCTTTGACATCGACCATCACGCTCGATACTTCACAATGCCCGGCCCCCGTGCCGAACAAGCACATCCCCGTGTGTCCCCCCGGTCCCGTCCCGCAACAGGAGcccacaaccccaccaccgtcccccgGTAAGGAAGCCGACGCGCTCCACCAGTCCCTCTTATTCCCACCCACAGATTATGTGCGGCTCGACTCGGATCGTTCATGCCTCTACAAGATCGATGCTGCGGGAGTGGCAGCGGCTCTGGATTATCTGGCTCGTCAACCGCTGCCCGACCCCTCACAGGTCTTCCCTTGGTTACACGGGCTTCATCCCAACAATCAGATCCAGCTTGCTTTCTTCATCGCCCGCAAGCGTTCTCTGAGGAAGACGCCTGGTTGTCTGCGtggcatcaccatcgtcaaAGCCGATGGCGATCTCAACGTCTCCCGTCTCAAGGGGGCTATCGCGCCTCACGAGTTTCTTCAGCTCGGAAATGCCACGGCCGAGTTTCTTGAGGCAGATCCCCGGGAGGGCTTCTCTGTACGCAACTTTCAGATTCAAGCTGCCAAGGCAGCCATGACCTCTGATATCATCGTCtatggcgatgatgagctcTCTGTTCGCAAGTTAGGATTCGATATAGCCGGTGCACAGCAACGATGGCGTGAGAAACAAGAAGCCCATCGGAATCCTATTCCCCATTACAACACATTTGTCTGTGTCAGCCCGTTTGGCGAGTTTGAGGAACTATATCCCGAGATTGTGGCCGTCAACTCGTCCGGCCAGCTCACGGGTCAAGTTCTCGACTTCTTCCATCAAGAACGGAGGGAGATGTATGAGATGACCCGTGCGTCTGAGATATCACACAACGTCTGGCTGGGCCCAACCCCAGATCAGGGGTCTGACGAGGAGCTCTGTTATGACGTTTTGATTGAGTGCAACGATCTGGGTCGTCTCAACCCCGGAGCCTTGCAAACCATCGCCGAGGGTACCAATGAACCGGACCAGCATCTTTCGGAAGCCACCCAGACCTTCCTGGAGTTTCCATCTTCGGGCAGTATACTAGCTCCCACCTGGTCGCACGCCGAAG from Podospora pseudoanserina strain CBS 124.78 chromosome 6, whole genome shotgun sequence carries:
- the PPS1 gene encoding tyrosine/serine/threonine protein phosphatase pps1 (COG:V; EggNog:ENOG503NWVR), giving the protein MMATIALSRPIAPHRNSSSIGSLTSTITLDTSQCPAPVPNKHIPVCPPGPVPQQEPTTPPPSPGKEADALHQSLLFPPTDYVRLDSDRSCLYKIDAAGVAAALDYLARQPLPDPSQVFPWLHGLHPNNQIQLAFFIARKRSLRKTPGCLRGITIVKADGDLNVSRLKGAIAPHEFLQLGNATAEFLEADPREGFSVRNFQIQAAKAAMTSDIIVYGDDELSVRKLGFDIAGAQQRWREKQEAHRNPIPHYNTFVCVSPFGEFEELYPEIVAVNSSGQLTGQVLDFFHQERREMYEMTRASEISHNVWLGPTPDQGSDEELCYDVLIECNDLGRLNPGALQTIAEGTNEPDQHLSEATQTFLEFPSSGSILAPTWSHAEADGILDTCKWIWHLAHGTLPSAFSASSKFDHEDSDGDIDMLTSAPSTPNKPRRILIHCADGYTESTMLGLAYYSFATFLPIPEAWLALHTTQQRNFFAYPSDVALLTAIAPRLLQESPLFTIQNRTLSDITSLIRNEPKWFAGFDGSFPSRILDYMYLGNLGHANNPDLLKSLGIGQILSVGELAMWRDGELEQWGEENTCVVQGVQDNGIDPLTDEFERCLEFIERGRRNGTATLVHCRVGVSRSATICIAEVMRSLRMSFPRAYCFVRARRLNVIIQPHLRFGYELLKWEEQNQGEGFKRELEWPELAREIALMNRPYAR
- a CDS encoding hypothetical protein (EggNog:ENOG503NVIE; COG:E; BUSCO:EOG09261B6Y); the protein is MSNGVVANGASADQTHTASQRYLSTRGEDSGFSFEEVVLKGLASDGGLYIPEAIPSAENWESWKDLSFTDLAFNIISLFVSPSEIPSEDLKEIINRSYATFRADEVTPLVNLQGEVHLLELFHGPTFAFKDVALQFLGNLFEYFLVRRNEGKTGRDRYHLTVVGATSGDTGSAAIYGLRGKKDVSVFMLHPKGRVSPVQEQQMTTVLDANVHNLAVTGNFDNCQDIVKALFADPEINSTHKLGAVNSINWARILAQTVYYFHAYFSLLRQQPSTFKLGDKVRFAVPSGNFGDILAGYFALRMGLPVDKLVIATNENDILDRFFKTGRYEKKPTYGSKAEGGLEQDGVKAHEDGVKETLSPAMDILVSSNFERLLWFLAYQFASSAGMDDEWNKKQAGQEVSSWLSDLKNKGGFGPVYKDVLEAARKNFESERVSDQETLDTIKALYKEVGYVLDPHTAVGVEAARRTQKRALAEEGAAKHIISLSTAHPAKFAGAVELALKEEPEFNFQENVLPPEFVGLDKKEKRVSDVANDWKAVRDVVRQQVEEEFKALGY